The DNA segment ATTTTAACTGCTATGGCAGGGCCATTGATATTTCTCTTAATGCCAATTTTTGGGCCACTACCCCTTGTCCCTTATTTAATTACCTTTTACTTGCTATGTGCCATAACTGCATTTATGATTAGAAGATATATAAAAAATCCTATCTCAGGAATAATAACTCTAAGTGGAATTACTTTATCAGCTATTTTAGTAGATACAATGTTTAATAGTTTTTTACAAAAACAGTCTATATTAGGATATGATGTAATAGCAGGAGCTAGATTTTATGGAATAGGTAACGAATATATGGGGGTAATTATTGGTAGCTCGATCATAGCCACTTTTCCTTTACTCCAAAGACCTGAAAGGAAAAAATGGCTGTATCTTATATATGGAACAATAGCCATTATTATGATGGCACCTTTTTGGGGAACAAACTTTGGAGGAACCTTATCCTTAGCTGTAACCTTTGCCGTAGCTTTGATAGATATAAAAGAAGGCAAGGGATCTGTTAAGTATCTCCTTGCCTTAGGAATAGTCTTTGTATTAGCACTAACTGCTATGATAACCATCAATGTAATTTCTCAGGATCAAACCCATATTGGAAGGATTTTTTCTGGTGAAAATGCCAATCGTTTAGAAGAGATTTTATTAGCTATAACTAGAAAACTCTCAACAAACTGGAGATTAATAAGGTTTAGTATTTGGAGCAGAATCTTTGCAGTATTATTAGTAAGTACCATAATAATTGGTTTTTATCCGCCAAAGAAATTTTCCTTTGTAAAAGAAAAGCACTATTATCGGGGGATAAAGGCTATATTGGCAGGTAGTTTAGCAGCCCTTTTCCTTAACGATTCCGGAATAGTCGCTGCTGCCACTGCAATGATATTTTTAGCATTACCTATTCTTTACGTGTTTTCTTTAGATAATTCCCCTTCCAATTCTCCCCACTTATCATAGAGTATTTCTAAACTTTCTTTTAGATTATTATATTCTCTAGTGATTTCTAAATTCTTTTCACTATTAGAATAGATTTCAGGTTGACAGAGAAGCTGTTCGTATTCAGTTATCAGCTCCTCTGTCTTTTCTATTTGCTGTTGAATCTCTTCTAATTGTTTTTGTAACTGTTTAATTTTATTATTAGATATTTTTTCTTTAAATTTAGAAGATTTTTCCTTTGTCTTCTTTTCCTCAAGTTCTTGCTCAATCCTTAATTGCTCTAATTTTTCTAGATAATAGTTATAATTACCTAAAAAAGTAGTGATTTTTCCAGCCTTTAATTCCAATGTTTTGTTTGTAATTTTGTTTAAAAAATATCGGTCATGGGAAACAACTAAAATTGTACCGGGATATTCTAAAAGGGCTTCCTCTAGGACTTCTTTAGAAACTATATCTAAATGGTTGGTCGGCTCATCAAGTATTAAAAAATTACTTTTATTTAAAATTAACTTTGCTAGTGCTAATCTACTTTGTTCACCACCGCTTAAATCACCAACCCTTTTAAAGACATCTTCTCCTGTAAACAAAAATTTTGCAAGATAAGAACGGACAGAGCCTCCAGTCCACTGAGGTTTTACTTCCCAAATTTCTTCAATTAAATTATTGTGGGGATTTAAGTCCTTTCGCTGTTGGCTAAAATATCCTAAATTTACGTTATGACCTAAGATAATTTCACCCTTTTGTACAGGTATTTCACCACTGATTAACTTAAGTATTGTTGATTTTCCACAACCATTAGGTCCTACTAAACCTACCCTCTCACCCCGCTCTATTATAAAAGATACTCCTTTTAAAACTGAATTATCTTCATAACTATGGTATAAATCCTTTACTGTCAAAACAAAACGGCCACTTTGGCTATCTAAATGGAACTGAAATTTAGCCTTTTTATCTTCACCTTTTATTTCAATAACTTCTAATTTTTCCAATGCCTTTCTACGGCTTTGGGCTTGTTTAGTTTTTTGTCCAGCTATATTCCGACGGATAAACTCTTGGGTTTTCTCGATATATTCCTGTTGCTTTTGGTAATCTTTGAGTAATTTTTCCCGCAACTTTTTCTTTTCCTCTGCATAAAAACTGTAATTCCCATGAAATACCTGCAAACTGCCATTTTCCAATTCATAGATTTTAGTGACAAAATAATCAAGGAATTGGCGGTCATGGGAAATTACAAAAACAGCACCTTTATAGTCCTTTAAAAAACTTTCTAACCACTTTACCCCTTCGATATCTAGATGATTAGTGGGCTCATCAAGAAATAATAAGTCTGGCTTAGATAATAATAGTTTTCCTAAAGATAAACGGGACTGTTCACCACCACTAAAGGTCCCTATTTTTTGGCTGAATTGCTCCTCTGTAAAACCTAAACCCCGTAAAACACCATAGATATCACTTTTATATCGATAGCCCCCTTTTTCTTCAAATTCTGTTGTTAAAAGGCTATATTTATTAAAAATTTTTTCTAACTGTTCTCCCTTTAAAGAAGCCATTTCCTGTTCTAAACTACGGATTTCTTCTTCCATTTCTAAAAGATATTGAAAGACACCGGTTAACTCAGAGACGGGGGTATTATCAGGGTCTAAATCACCATATTGCCTCTGAAATCCTATATTTATTCCTTTATTTAAAATAACTTGACCTTTATCGTAATCTAAGGTACCATTTAAAATATTAAAGAGGGTGGTTTTTCCACTACCGTTATTTCCAACTAAAGCGACTTTTTCTCCTTCTTTTATTTGTAAAGATACATCTTTAAAAATCGGTTCACCATTATAATATTTATCAATATTATTACATTGTAAAATTATCATATTAAAACCTCCACAAAACCTTAATATCTCTATTTAATATAAATTATTGTTAACCTAATGTCAAAAGTTAATTATAGGAGGGTACTAGCTCCAGCCTTTTATTTAATTATTATAGGAAATAACAGATAAATTAGGGGATGATAAATTGAATTTTATCGAGATTACAGAAAAGGTTATAGAAGGTAAATTTATTGAAAGATTAAATCGCTTTGTAGCTAAAGTTTTAGTAGAGGAAAAAGAAGAACTTGTCCATGTTCCTACTTCAGGAAGACTCAAGGAGTTATTGTTACCAGGAGCCGATATTTATCTTAGAGTTAAAGATTTTAATGGTAAAAGGAAAACAAATTTTGATTTATTGCATGTAAAATCTAAAGAAGGTGTTTGGGTTTGTTTAGATTCTCATCTACCAAATACCTTTATGGAAAAATTATTATTAAACAGTTCTTTGGAGGAATTTAGTTATCTTCAACGGGTTGAAAGGGAAGTAAAATATAAGAACAGTAGGTTCGATTTTTTTGTAGTAGATAAAGCTGGGTGTCCTGGTTTTATAGAAGTAAAGTCTGTAACATTAGTGGAAGATGGAGTGGCAAAATTTCCTGACGCACCTTCTACTAGAGGGGCTAGACATTTAGAAGAGTTAATAGAAGCTGTAAAAGAAGGGTATAAAGGTAGTGTGGTCTTTATGGTACAAAGGAATGACCCTTCTATTTTTTCACCAAACAAAGAAAGGGATTTAGATTTTACTAAAAGTCTCATCAAAGCTGTGGAAAAGGGAGTAAAGGCTTATTGTTATAGTTGTGAAATAACAAGGAATAGAATATTCTTAGATAAAGTTATACCTATAAAATTATTTTAATATTCAAAAAGCTCTTTATAAGGTTTACATTATTTATAGAGAATATTATAATTATAATATAGTGTTGTATAACACTGTTAGGAAAGTATTGTTTGATGGGAGGATTCCAAAATGAGAATTGAAGTGACCTTTTATTGTGATAAAGGTACAAAAATAGATTTTAATTATAATTATAGTCTCTCAAGACTAATTATGGAATCCCTTTTTGACAATAAAAGTGCTTTATATCACAAAGGTAAGCCTTTTAAATATTATACCTTTTCCCAATTATATTTTTCTCAGTTTGAAATAAGTGGAGATTATATAGTAAGTTTAGGTGAAGAAGTCCATTGGTATGTATCATCACCCAATCCTTTTTTTATAGATGGGCTTGTGAAAGGTTTAACAAAATTGGGTAGTTATCCTATGGGGCAAGGGGAGTTTGAATTTAAACAAGTTAGGATATTGGATGATCCGGAATTCACCAATGATATGGAGTTTACTTGTATGTCACCTATTACTATTTCTTCTATGGGAAGAGGAGCAAAAAGGGAGCTTTACTGTAGAATTGAAAATAAATGTTTTGTGGAGAATTTAAGGTATGATTTAGTGCAAAAATATTATTATTTGTATAATTCATTCCCCAAAAACGAAAGGCTGGAAATTATTTTCGATAAAAATTATCTAGAAAATAAAAAACGGACTAGTAGGTTATTAGATTATAACGGTGTTAAAGTATTAGGATATATGGTACCCTTTGTAGTTAAGGGAAGCCCAGATCTTATACGGGTAGGATATTCCTGTGGTTTTGGAGAAAGAAATAATCAAGGTTTTGGTATGGTTAAAGTCTGGCATAGAAGTTAATATTAGAAAAAATTTTTAGCATGATTTATGGAAAATCCCTAAAATCATGCTTATTTCTTTATTTTTATCTACTTTATAGGTATAATAGATTTGAAGAAAAATAAGAGAAGGTGAAAAAATGGTTTTAGAAAAGGAATTGAAGGCAATTTTAGGTGAAGAAAATTTAAAAATAAATCATCCATTAAAAGATTATACAACTTTTAAAATTGGGGGACCTGCCGATTATTTTGCTACACCAAGTACAGAAGAGGCTTTACTTCAGTTGATCAATTACGCTAAGGAATTTAATATTCCATTTTTTGTCTTAGGTAAAGGCTCAAACATTTTAATATCTGATGAAGGGTATAGGGGAATTATTATCAATCTTACGGAAAAATTAAATAAAATTACAGGAGAAGATGAAAGGATTTATGCCCAAAGTGGAGCGACCTTGACAGATATAAGTAAAAAGGCTTTAGAGCACTCTCTAACAGGTTTTGAATTTGCCATAGGAATCCCTGGTTCTTTTGGGGGCGGAATTTTTATGAATGCAGGAGCCTATGAAGGTCAGATGAGCGATGTAGTAGAAAGGGTCTGGGTGATTAGAAATGGGGAAATTGTCCCTATCGATAAAGAAGAAATGGAATTTGGCTATCGAAAAAGTATTTTTCAAAAATATAATGACATAATTATTAAAGGTTGTATAAAACTACAAAAAGGAGATTACAATCAGATAAAAGCTAAAATGGATGAACTTACTCAAAAACGGGAAGAAAAACAACCTTTAGAATTACCCAGCGCCGGATCTGTTTTTAAAAGACCTCAAGGTTATTTTGCCGGTAAACTTATCGAAGATAGTGGCCTTAGAGGATATAGGATTGGTGGAGCTCAAGTCTCTGAAAAACATTGTGGGTTTATCGTTAATACCGGAGGGGCAACTGCCCAAGATGTAAAGGATTTAATTCAATATATCCAAAAAACAGTAAAAGAAAAATTTGGAGTAGAATTAGAAAGGGAAGTTAAATATCTAGAAAGTTAAAGACAAAGATCTAAAAATGTGGTAACATAAAGTTGAAGATTTTATAATGCCACAGATGAGGTGGTGAAGTGTGAAAGAGTTTGTTGAGATATTAAAAGAGAATAAGGGGAAAAAAGTTTTAGTTTTATGCCATGATGATGCAGACAATGATGCCATTGGGGCAGGATTTGCTATGGCAGAACTAACTAAAGGAACTTTAGCGGTTCCGCAAAAAGTATCTGAACACGCCCTTGAATTGATCAATAAATTGGCAGCTAAAATAGAAGTTGCCCCCAATCCTCTAGACTATGATTTGGTGATTATAGTAGATACGGCGGACATACAACAATTACCTGGTATAACCCTTAAAAATTATATTTTAATTGATCATCATAAAAACAATTTATTGTTAGAAAAAAGTCAAGCCCATATATATAAATTGGTAGATTCTACTTGCCAATTAGTTTATTATCTTTATAAAGAAATGGAAGCACATTTAACGCCAGCAGTAGCTTTAGGATTAGCAGCGGGAATTTTAGGAGATACTGTCGGTCTTACTAAAGCATCTAACAAAGCCATAATTGACTTAGGAAATATTTTACAAGACGGTAATATAGGCTATTCTACCGTTTTAAATACCTTTAAGATTAGTAGTAAAATAGAAAGGCTGCAAAAATTAAAAGCTGCTACCGGGGGAAAAGTTTATGAATTCTCTGATTGTATTTTGGTTTACTGCCAGCCTGACAAAAATTTCCTCTACTATGTAGCAACTATGTTTTTGGAGTTAGGAGCAGACTTAGCTTTAGTAGGGTATAAAGAAGGGGACTGGATACATTTAAGGTTAGTTAAGTCTAATCAATGCTTAACTAGTCATAATGTCTATGAAATTGTTAAAAAAGCCTCAGAAAATATGGTTGTAGAAAATTTTTGGGGTGACCAATATTTTGCAGGTTTTAAAGGTCAAGGGGATTACGACTTTTTTATCCAAAGAATCTTAAGGGAAATCGAAAATATAAGTAATAAAAACCTCCCTAATTAGGAGGTTTTTATTATTTCCTCAAGTTTTTCTGCCAGCTCTGGCAAATTTAGAGGTTGAATTTTTAACTTTTTTATAACTTCTTTGTATTGCCTGATAGTACCCATCATAATACAATCGGTGTATTTGTCTCTACAGTTAACGGTATTTTCACTTACTGCAACTTCTCCACCTTTAGACAAAAATTCTTGTTTTAAAATGTTAGCTGCAGTTGTAGATAGATTCTGTAATTTTATTACTTTAAAAACACATTTATCTGCCATTAAGTTGATACTAGCAGGGCTAGCGTTGACTTTTTTAATTTCTTCTTTAGCACTTTGAAGGTTTGGGATGTCTAAAATTTCTAAATTCACAAAATTACCTCCTATGGGTAACTATTCTATGGGCTACTACAGGTTGAACAATTTTGTTTAAAAGAAAAACTGTAATAGAGTATAGGATCATCAAAGTTAGTTGGGTAGGTAATCTTAGGAAATAAGCTTCCCATAATGGCCAACCAAAGGCATGGGCAAGACCTATAGTAGTTATAAATCCAGTAATTAGCTGAGTTAAAGATACTGTAAAAAGAAAGTTGATAAAAGAGTTTCCTTTAAACAATAACTTAAAGTAGTGGGGTAAAACACCATAAAGACCTTGGGCTACAAATATTAAAAAAATCGGTGATCCTTGTGGAAATAAAGTGACTCCAACGACATCAGCAACTGCTCCTACAGCAAATCCCCAATGAGGACCTAATACTAAACTAGCTATGATAATAGGGATAGGTCCTAAACCAATCCTCAAAGCTGGTAATCCCCCTAAAGGTATTACAGCGCTGGCGAATCGTGTTAGAACGATACTCAAAGCAATGAGCAAAGACGCTAATGTTAAACAATAGGTTTTATTCATTGTAGTAGATGGAGTTTTCCCTTTAGAAATATAGGAAAATAAGGCGAAGATGGTAGCGAATACTACTACTTGAAAATAGAAATTAGTACTTAGTGTTTCTACAAACCAATTAAAAATTTCCATAAAAAAAACCTCCCTTTAATTTTGGATAGGCAGAAATATGCCAACCAACAGAAAAGAAGGTTGAGAAAAACATATAACCTTTTTCCGAAGGTGACAGCGGACGCGATACTATACCGCAGGGCGAAACCTTTCGTCTTAGGGCGACATCCCATCCCTAAGCACTTAACGCATAGTATCTACTCTGCCAAACTTTTATTACAATTCTAATTATAACATAATAATTATTATTGTCTAGGGGTTAATTGACTAATGGGAAGGAAATGCTAAAGGTACATCCTGGACTCCTTTTGTTATTAAAGACTTCAATTTTACCCCCCATTTTTTCTGTTATCCCTTTAGCTATCGCCAATCCTAAACCACTTCCTTTACTAGAACGGGATTTTTCCACTTTATAAAACTTTTCAAAAATATGGGGAAGGTCTTCTTCAGGAATCCCAGGACCATCATCAATAATATTTAAAAAAACTTTTTTATCCATAAGGTAACACTGAAAAACAATTTCCTTTTTACTGTATTCCAAGGCATTAAAAAAGAGATTATTAAGAACTTGTTCTAGCCTGGTTGGGTCAACATATATAAAGGCTGAGTCTAGATTTACCAACTGTTTAGAGATTAGTTTATCATGCCAACTCCCTTCTTCTTTGATATCTAAATAATAACTTTGGACAAAGGTCTTAACATTAACTTTCTCAAAGTTAAATTCCAACTGATCTAAATCGAGTTTTGCCAAATTAAATAGATCATCGATAAGGATACTTAAATTATCTACTTTGTTAGAGATTATTGCCAAGTAGTTATTGAAGGTTTTAGGGTCGTTAAATAGACCATCTTTCAGTGCTTCTACATAACCTTTTATAGAAGTTAAGGGAGTCCTTAGATCATGGGAAATGGCCGCTAGTAGTTGTTTTTTAGCAATAGTGATTTCCTTTTCTTTTTGGTTAACTTCTTTTAATTTATTTTTCATTATTTGAAAGGCTTGACATAAATTACCTAGTTCATCACTGGCGTTATAGGTAATATCAAAATCAAAATCATTTTTAGAAATTTTCTCAATAGCCATATTTAATTCTTTAAAGGGTTGTGTTACCCTTCGGGATATTAAATAAACAGAAAGGACGATATGTAACAAGAGGGAAGTTAAACCGATACTAACAGTACCTATCAAAAATTTAGTTAGCCTAGGAATAAAATCTGGTGGTGGAGGATAAGTATAAAGTTTTACCCCTACTATTTCCCCAGAAATATAGATATATTCTCCTACAGTATAACTTAATATTTCATTATCTGATGTGTTCCGATTTTTTTCAAGGCCGGGAATTACTTCTGTTAATAACTGATAATGGTTAGTAAAATTATCTTCAACGGAACTATAAAGCAGTTTTCCTGAATTATCAACAATCCGGAGAATTACTGGAGCATTATCGATAATTTCTATGATACCATTATGAAAATCTTTATTAACTGGATCTAGCAAATCCCAATTGTCAATAATAAAACTATTAAGTAATTCAACCTTTTCTGAAGTTAAGTAAAAACTTTCTCTAACAGGACTAAAGAGGTGTTTGCCATAAAAATAAGCAAATCCCCCTGTTACAATTAATGGAATTAGTATTACAGAGAAAAAAGCCATAAGTACCCGATATCGAAATTTAATCTTTACCATAAAAATCCCTATCCTTCAAATTTATATCCTATCCCCCATACTGTTTTAATATATTGGGGGTCAGTAGGATTTTTTTCAATTTTTTGCCTTAGTCTTTTTACATGTACAGTTACTGTAGCCACATCACCTAAACTATCTAACCCCCAGACATGTTCATATATTTCTTCTCTAGTAAATACCTGACGGGGGTGGGTAGCAAGAAACTTTAATAGTTCAAATTCCTTTGTAGGTAGATTTATTTGGTTTTCCCCTACAAAAACGTTATAACCTGCTAAATCTATGGTTAAATCTTGAAACTTTAAAATAGCAGGGGTTATTTCCCCATTATTAACTAAACTGCGGCGCATTAAAGCTTTCACCCTAGCGGTAAGGACAGATGGGCTAAAGGGTTTAGTAATATAATCATCTGCCCCTAGATCTAATCCTAAGATGGTATCGTTATCTTCATCTTTAGCACTGACAATGATAATAGGAATATTTTTATTAAAAGATCTTACTTCTTTACATATTTCAAAACCGTTTAATTTAGGGAGCATAATATCTAGAATTATCAAATCAGGTTGGAAGGTATTGGTTAATTGTAGCCCTTTCAAACCATCTTGGGCTATTTCAATAATAAAACCTTCCCTCTTTAAATAATCTTTAATAAGATTGGCTATTTCTAAATCATCTTCCACAATTAGTATTTTTTTATCCATACAAGGAAAACCTCCGCTATTTTTAAAAAATAATTTTATATTTGGTTATATTGATTATAATTATATTCAACAAATTTTTTAAGAATCCTTTTTTCCACCTTTATCTCTATTCAATTTCTCTATTTTAGTGTATAATATATTAAGTTTTTTAAGTTCCAAAAGGGAGGAGATTTGATGTTTAAGCTTATAGCACTGGATATAGACGGAACTTTAATAAACAGTGGGGGCAAAATATCAGCTATAAATAAAAAAATAATAAAAACTGCACAGGCTCAAGGGTATTTAATAACATTAAATACAGGACGGAGTTTTTACTCAGCCTATAAGTATGCTCAAGAGCTGGAAATCGATATTCCTATAATAACTGCCAATGGTACATTAATTAGGGACCCTAAAACCTTTGAAGTAAAGTATCAGTTAAACTTCCCCCAAAATACAGCATTAGAAATTGCCAATTTTTTATCTAAGAAAAAGGGAATTTCTTGTCAGGCTTATCATCTAGAAGGAATCCTTTTATCAGGGGTTGGTTTAGTAGGATTGGCGAAATTGTCAAATAGAAAGGGACTATTATCTTTAAAAAGGTTAATAGCTATGTATGAAGAAAGCAAAAGAAGTAAAACTATAAGGGTTAAGGATTTTGTCAATGCAGTTTCTAACCACCAAATACAAAAGTTTTTTGTGGCAGCTAAAACTGAAACGGGAAAGATAATTGAAAAGGAATTAGAGGAATTCCCTTGTACCGTAGAAACCCATTATGAAGGGGAAAACGGTTATTTAGAAATAATTCCCCAAGGAGCTTCAAAGGGGGAAGGGTTAAAAAGGCTAGCTAGTATGTACAATTTAACATTAGACCAAACAATTGCAGTAGGGGATAGTGCCAATGATGTTTCGATGTTTCAAGTAGCAGGACTTTCAGTGGCTATGGCTAATGCTACCCAATACGCTAAAAGCCATGCTAAACACATAACCTTTAGCAATGAGGACGATGGAGTAGCTGCCGTTATTAAAGAGTTTATGTTAACACCGGTTAAGGATTTTAAATTTATAAAGAAAGCTCAATAATTACCTTAGTTGTTTAACGAGGGGGGATATTTTTGGTACTAGAATTTACTAAAATGCATGGGCTAGGTAATGACTTTATAATCATCGATAATTTGCAAGATAAAAAATTAGATTGGTCAAAATTAGCAAAAAAACTCTGTCAAAGAAATACAGGTATTGGTGGAGATGGTTTGGTATTAGTATCACCTTCTGATAAAGGGGATTATAAGATGGTGATTTATAACTCAGATGGAAGTTTAGCCCAAATGTGTGGAAATGCCATCCGCTGTTTCGGGAAATACCTTTATGAAAAGGGTTATACAGATAAAACCAATTTAGTTATTGATACCGATGCCGGAGTAAAACAACTTTATTTAAAAATAAATGAGGGATTAGTAGAGACAGTAAAAGTAGATATGGGTCCCCCTATTTTTCAGCCTGAACTTATACCTGTCAATACCACAAATAGTGATAATAATATTAAAATACAAGTTGCTCAACAAGAACTAAATATAACTGCTATTTCAATGGGCAATCCCCATGCCGTCATTTTTGTAGATCAGGTAGAAGATTTTCCTGTAAAAGAGATTGGACCGCTAATAGAAAATCATCCTTTATTTCCCCAAAAAACCAATGTGGAATTTGTCCAATTAAAAGAAGATGGTACTTTAGTTATGAGAGTTTGGGAAAGGGGAGTAGGTGAAACCCAAGCTTGTGGTACAGGAGCCTGTGCAGCCTTTGTTGCCAGTGTTTTAAAGGGAAAAGTTAAAAACCAAGGTGAAGTTCATTTGTTAGGGGGAGTATTAAAAATTACCTTTGATGGTGAAAGGGTTTTTAAAGAAGGCCCTGCAGCCTTTGTTTTTGAAGGTAAGGTTAAAATAGAAGAATGGTTATAAACTCCATTAATTAAGGATAAGCTATAAATAAGCTTATCCTATTTTTATTACGGGGGTTTTACCGATGAAAAAACCTATAAAACTAAATAATTTAAAGGAAAATACTAAAGAGAGTATTGAAAAAATTACTGAAGAGGCTTTAAAAGAGATAAGTTTAGATGAGGATTTAGAAAAGAATATTCAAATACTAGAAAAGATTTTTCAGCATTGTGATGATGTAAATAAAAAAACTTTACATATAGAAGGAAATAAAAAAGGGATAATCTTTTTTTTAAGTGGAATAACAGATGAAAAATCTATTGTTAATTTTATAATTAATCCTTTGCTGAAGAATGAAGGAGTAGTATTAGAAAAAATTAAAGGTAATCCCCGATATATAGAGGAATATTTATTAGTTAACCATTCTGTAGAAAAAATTTCAGATCTTTACGGAGGAGTAATAGGGGTCTTAGAAGGCAAAGCTTTATTACTTATAGATGGATATAGTACCGGTTATACCATAGAAGTTAGGGAATACCCAACTAGAGATGTTCAAGAACCTATTACCCAAACATTAGTTAGAGGTCCTAGGGAAGGCTTTACCGAAGGAATCAAAGACAACTTAGCATTAATTCGAAAAAGGATTAAAACCCCTGATTTAAAAATAGAAAAAAAGGAAATCGGTCACCTAACAAAGACTTCTGTGGCTATTTGCTATATTCAGAATCTCGTTGATCCAAAGGTCTTAGAAGAGGTAAAGGTCAGACTAGATAAGATTAAAATAGATGCTATCCTTGATTCCAGTACAATAGAGCAGTTAATTGAAGATAGCAGTTTTTCTCCTTTTCCCCAAATAGGAAATACAGAAAGACCCGATGCAGCAGTTTCGGCGTTAATAGAAGGAAGGGTGTGTATTGTTGTAGATGGGTCACCCTTTGTTTTAATTGTCCCCCAAGTTTTAGTAGATATGTTACATATTACAGAAGACTATTACGAAAGATTTTATTTTTCAACTGCCATTAGATTACTCCGTTATTTAGCCTTTGGCTTATCATTATTAGGGCCTTCCCTCTATGTTGCAATAACAACTTTTCACCATGAAATGATCCCAACAAAACTTTTAGTCAGTATTGCCGCTGCCCGCCAAGGAATTCCCTTTCCTGCATTTTTAGAAGCTTTGATGATGGAAATAGCCTTTGAAGCGTTAAGGGAAGCGGGGGTCCGCCTACCTAAACCTATAGGTCAAGCTGTAAGTATCGTAGGGGCTTTGGTTATTGGAGAAGCGGCAGTGCAGGCAGGACTTGTTTCTCAAATAATGGTAATAGTTGTAGCTGGGACCGGTATAGCTTCCTTTACCGTTCCTGCCTTTAACATAGGGATTGCTATTAGGCTATTGAAAATTCCGATTCTGTTATTATCTTCAGTTTTAGGTTTATTTGGAGTGAGTATAGCTGTTATCGCAATTTCAATCCATTTATCTACACTAAGGTCCTTTGGAGTACCTTATCTATCACCAATTGCTCCTTTAACTTTACAAGACAACAAAGATGTTATTTTAAGGGGCCCAGTCTGGTGGATAAACCAAAGGCCAACCTATATTGCTAAAAATAATGTCGTTAAGTTAAAAAGCGGAGGGGAAATGAAACCCCAAAAACCACAGGCAGAGGAGGAAAAAGATGTCCAGAAAACTAGTTAAAGTTAGTAGTATTGTCTTATTACTCCTTTTGTTTATACCGGGATGTTGGGATAGTATTGAGTTAGAAGATCTAGGTATTGTAGTAGCTGTTGGTATAGATAAAGAAGAAGAAGGTTTTACCATGACGTTACAAATTATTAAACCCCAACCCCAAGCTAACAACGGCAGTGAAGGTAAAATTTGGGTTGGAGCCAGTAGTGGTCAAACCCTCTTTGATGCCAGTAAAAATTTTCGGGCAAAGGTTCCTAGCCGTTTAACTTTTATGCACAATCAGATAATTGTTATCGGAGAAGAAGCTGCTAAATCAGGATTTGATGATATAATTGATTTTTTAACTAGAAATAGAGAAATACGCTATAGAAGCTGGGTAATAATAACCCA comes from the Anaerobranca gottschalkii DSM 13577 genome and includes:
- a CDS encoding HAMP domain-containing sensor histidine kinase; this encodes MVKIKFRYRVLMAFFSVILIPLIVTGGFAYFYGKHLFSPVRESFYLTSEKVELLNSFIIDNWDLLDPVNKDFHNGIIEIIDNAPVILRIVDNSGKLLYSSVEDNFTNHYQLLTEVIPGLEKNRNTSDNEILSYTVGEYIYISGEIVGVKLYTYPPPPDFIPRLTKFLIGTVSIGLTSLLLHIVLSVYLISRRVTQPFKELNMAIEKISKNDFDFDITYNASDELGNLCQAFQIMKNKLKEVNQKEKEITIAKKQLLAAISHDLRTPLTSIKGYVEALKDGLFNDPKTFNNYLAIISNKVDNLSILIDDLFNLAKLDLDQLEFNFEKVNVKTFVQSYYLDIKEEGSWHDKLISKQLVNLDSAFIYVDPTRLEQVLNNLFFNALEYSKKEIVFQCYLMDKKVFLNIIDDGPGIPEEDLPHIFEKFYKVEKSRSSKGSGLGLAIAKGITEKMGGKIEVFNNKRSPGCTFSISFPLVN
- a CDS encoding response regulator transcription factor encodes the protein MDKKILIVEDDLEIANLIKDYLKREGFIIEIAQDGLKGLQLTNTFQPDLIILDIMLPKLNGFEICKEVRSFNKNIPIIIVSAKDEDNDTILGLDLGADDYITKPFSPSVLTARVKALMRRSLVNNGEITPAILKFQDLTIDLAGYNVFVGENQINLPTKEFELLKFLATHPRQVFTREEIYEHVWGLDSLGDVATVTVHVKRLRQKIEKNPTDPQYIKTVWGIGYKFEG
- the dapF gene encoding diaminopimelate epimerase, translating into MHGLGNDFIIIDNLQDKKLDWSKLAKKLCQRNTGIGGDGLVLVSPSDKGDYKMVIYNSDGSLAQMCGNAIRCFGKYLYEKGYTDKTNLVIDTDAGVKQLYLKINEGLVETVKVDMGPPIFQPELIPVNTTNSDNNIKIQVAQQELNITAISMGNPHAVIFVDQVEDFPVKEIGPLIENHPLFPQKTNVEFVQLKEDGTLVMRVWERGVGETQACGTGACAAFVASVLKGKVKNQGEVHLLGGVLKITFDGERVFKEGPAAFVFEGKVKIEEWL
- a CDS encoding folate family ECF transporter S component; its protein translation is MEIFNWFVETLSTNFYFQVVVFATIFALFSYISKGKTPSTTMNKTYCLTLASLLIALSIVLTRFASAVIPLGGLPALRIGLGPIPIIIASLVLGPHWGFAVGAVADVVGVTLFPQGSPIFLIFVAQGLYGVLPHYFKLLFKGNSFINFLFTVSLTQLITGFITTIGLAHAFGWPLWEAYFLRLPTQLTLMILYSITVFLLNKIVQPVVAHRIVTHRR
- a CDS encoding Cof-type HAD-IIB family hydrolase, yielding MFKLIALDIDGTLINSGGKISAINKKIIKTAQAQGYLITLNTGRSFYSAYKYAQELEIDIPIITANGTLIRDPKTFEVKYQLNFPQNTALEIANFLSKKKGISCQAYHLEGILLSGVGLVGLAKLSNRKGLLSLKRLIAMYEESKRSKTIRVKDFVNAVSNHQIQKFFVAAKTETGKIIEKELEEFPCTVETHYEGENGYLEIIPQGASKGEGLKRLASMYNLTLDQTIAVGDSANDVSMFQVAGLSVAMANATQYAKSHAKHITFSNEDDGVAAVIKEFMLTPVKDFKFIKKAQ